A window of the Gossypium hirsutum isolate 1008001.06 chromosome A05, Gossypium_hirsutum_v2.1, whole genome shotgun sequence genome harbors these coding sequences:
- the LOC107958952 gene encoding EIN3-binding F-box protein 1, translating into MSKLFSFSGTDDFCPGGSMYPNPKESSLFLSLGRHVDVYFPSRKRSRISAPFVFSGERFELKKPSIEVLPDECLFEIFRRLPGGQERSSCACVSKRWLTIVSNIRSDEISDNKTTQALDLNYESTDKKGGDVSEVEDEDVAGGYLSRSLEGKKATDVRLAAIAVGTAGRGGLGKLFIRGSNSSRGVTTVGLRAISRGCPSLRVLSLWNLATVGDDGLCEIAEGCHQLQKLDLCHCPAITNESLLALAKGCPDLTDLTIEGCANIGNEGIQAIARRCPNLKSVSIKDCALLGDQGIARLLTSTSYSLSKLKLQALNITDVSLAVIGHYGKAVTDLSLTSLPNVTEKGFWVMGNGHGLQKLKSFTVKACCGVTDLGLEAIGKGCPNLKQFCLRKCAFLSDNGLVSFAKAAGSLESLELEECHWVTQFGFFGSLINCGAKFKSISLVNCLGIKDLNVGLPPLPPCESLRSLSIRNCRGFGDASLAALGKLCPQLQNVELSGLHGITDVGFFPLLESCEAGLVKVNLSGCPNLGNKVVCKMADLHGWTLEMLNLDGCKISDAGLVAIAENCQLLSDLDVSKCTITDSGIAALARSNLINLQILSVSGCNLVSDKSLPSLGKLGQTLLGLNLQQCKAISSGAVDLLVEQLWRCDILF; encoded by the exons ATGTCAAAGCTCTTTTCTTTTAGTG GAACTGATGATTTTTGCCCTGGGGGGTCGATGTACCCAAACCCCAAGGAATCAAGTCTCTTTTTGTCCCTTGGACGTCATGTGGATGTATATTTTCCCTCTCGCAAGAGGTCCCGCATCAGTGCGCCTTTTGTTTTCTCTGGAGAGAGGTTTGAGCTGAAGAAACCATCAATTGAGGTTCTCCCTGATGAATGCTTATTCGAAATTTTCAGACGATTACCTGGCGGCCAAGAGAGGAGTTCCTGCGCTTGTGTCTCCAAGCGTTGGCTTACAATTGTAAGCAACATCCGCAGCGATGAAATCAGTGACAACAAGACTACCCAAGCATTGGATCTCAACTATGAGAGCACAGATAAGAAGGGTGGAGATGTTTCTGAGGTTGAAGATGAGGATGTTGCAGGTGGATACCTCTCTAGGAGTTTGGAAGGGAAGAAAGCAACAGATGTTAGACTTGCTGCTATTGCTGTTGGAACTGCTGGTCGTGgaggattgggcaagcttttcATTCGAGGAAGCAATTCCAGTCGTGGAGTGACTACTGTTGGCCTGAGGGCCATTTCTCGTGGGTGTCCTTCTCTAAGGGTTCTTTCCTTGTGGAATTTGGCTACTGTTGGAGATGACGGTCTTTGTGAGATTGCTGAGGGATGTCACCAGCTACAGAAGCTTGACCTTTGCCACTGTCCTGCTATTACTAATGAGTCTTTGCTTGCCCTTGCAAAGGGCTGCCCTGATTTGACTGATCTGACCATTGAAGGTTGTGCAAACATTGGAAATGAAGGTATCCAAGCAATAGCTCGCCGCTGTCCCAACCTAAAGTCTGTTTCGATCAAAGATTGCGCCCTCCTTGGAGACCAAGGAATTGCAAGACTTTTGACTTCAACCTCATATTCCCtctcaaaattaaagcttcaggCCTTGAACATTACTGATGTCTCTCTAGCCGTTATTGGACACTATGGCAAGGCAGTGACTGACCTATCTCTCACTAGCCTTCCAAATGTGACTGAGAAGGGCTTCTGGGTTATGGGTAATGGTCATGGGCTACAGAAATTGAAATCTTTCACTGTTAAAGCCTGCTGTGGAGTGACAGATTTGGGGCTTGAAGCTATTGGCAAGGGTTGCCCGAATTTGAAGCAGTTCTGCCTCCGCAAGTGTGCCTTCTTATCTGATAATGGGTTGGTGTCTTTTGCTAAAGCAGCAGGTTCACTAGAGAGCTTGGAACTGGAGGAGTGCCACTGGGTCACCCAATTTGGGTTTTTTGGTTCTCTTATTAACTGTGGTGCAAAGTTCAAATCTATCTCTCTTGTGAACTGCTTGGGGATCAAGGACCTAAATGTAGGATTGCCTCCTCTACCACCTTGTGAGTCCCTTCGATCGCTGTCTATCCGTAACTGCCGGGGGTTTGGTGATGCTAGCTTGGCTGCGTTGGGGAAGTTGTGCCCTCAACTGCAGAATGTGGAGTTGAGTGGGCTTCATGGAATAACAGATGTTGGGTTTTTCCCATTGCTCGAGAGTTGTGAGGCCGGTTTGGTGAAGGTTAATCTCAGCGGTTGTCCCAATTTGGGTAACAAAGTTGTTTGTAAGATGGCTGATTTGCATGGTTGGACTCTAGAGATGCTGAATCTTGATGGATGCAAGATCAGTGATGCTGGCTTGGTTGCAATTGCAGAGAACTGTCAGTTGCTCAGTGATCTCGATGTCTCCAAGTGCACAATAACCGACTCTGGAATTGCAGCTCTTGCTCGTTCTAATCTGATCAATCTGCAGATCCTATCTGTGTCTGGTTGCAATCTGGTCTCCGACAAAAGCCTGCCATCACTTGGAAAATTGGGTCAGACCCTCTTGGGGTTAAATCTACAGCAGTGCAAGGCAATCAGCAGTGGTGCAGTTGACCTGCTAGTGGAGCAGCTATGGAGGTGTGATATCCTTTTCTAA